Proteins co-encoded in one Dehalogenimonas sp. WBC-2 genomic window:
- a CDS encoding dihydroorotate dehydrogenase electron transfer subunit produces the protein MAEAKPFLGTATVLSNDTVMPGVFQLRLLCPNIATTAKPGQFVMLKCGDNHLLRRPISISDADSSSGQIGLLIASIGKGTGWLARRSPGEELDILGPLGNGFIINENAGKLLLIGGGMGIAPLNFLAKKARASGKKVTLVLGARTGELLCPSSHLPEVTECVFYTEDASTGIQGRVTDCPDNYVAEAAQVFACGPLPMYRALVKDPRFSTKSMQISLEVRMACGIGLCYGCTVNTKHGLKQVCQDGPVFKIGDIIWEELADL, from the coding sequence ATGGCTGAGGCCAAACCATTTCTAGGAACTGCCACGGTACTTTCAAACGATACCGTAATGCCCGGCGTCTTCCAACTGCGCCTCCTGTGCCCCAACATCGCCACAACCGCCAAACCTGGCCAGTTCGTCATGCTTAAATGCGGTGATAATCACTTGTTGCGGAGACCGATAAGTATCTCGGACGCTGACTCTTCCAGCGGTCAAATAGGTTTGCTCATTGCCAGCATCGGTAAGGGTACCGGCTGGCTGGCGCGCCGCTCGCCCGGTGAAGAACTGGACATCCTCGGCCCGCTCGGTAATGGCTTTATCATTAATGAAAACGCCGGTAAATTGCTGCTCATCGGTGGCGGCATGGGCATTGCTCCACTCAATTTCCTGGCTAAAAAGGCGAGAGCGTCCGGCAAAAAGGTAACACTGGTGCTCGGTGCCCGCACCGGCGAACTCCTCTGTCCATCATCTCACCTACCGGAAGTGACGGAATGCGTCTTTTACACTGAAGACGCCTCAACAGGTATTCAGGGACGCGTTACAGACTGCCCCGACAACTACGTCGCTGAAGCTGCCCAGGTCTTTGCCTGCGGCCCGCTGCCGATGTACCGGGCGCTGGTGAAAGACCCCCGTTTCAGCACCAAATCAATGCAAATATCGCTGGAAGTCAGGATGGCTTGCGGCATAGGGCTATGCTACGGCTGCACCGTCAACACAAAACACGGCTTGAAACAGGTGTGCCAGGACGGCCCGGTATTCAAGATAGGCGACATCATCTGGGAAGAATTAGCCGACCTTTAG
- a CDS encoding Carbamoyl-phosphate synthase large chain: protein MTKPSKVLIIGSGPIIIGQAAEFDYAGTQACKAMREEGVISVLINSNPATIMTDEEIADIVYIEPLTVESVSRIIERERPDGLLPTLGGQTGLNLAIELSDAGVLEKYNVRVLGTPIETIRKAEDRELFKCLLLSIDEHVAPSRTVTDVAAARQVAVELGLPLIIRPAYTMGGTGGGIASNMDDFDEIAAGGIAASPIHQILIEKSLAGWKEIEYEVMRDAANNCITVCNMENFDPVGIHTGDSIVIAPSQTLTNKEYQMLRTASIKIIRALGIEGGCNIQYALDPISANYYVIEVNPRVSRSSALASKATGYPIARVAAKIAVGKTLDEIPNAVTGKTAASFEPALDYVVVKIPRWPFDKFATGDRIINTQMKATGEVMAIDRTFEAALQKAVRSLEFGKKSILWEDPEWELGDDISGYPLKPTDIRLWSVMAALRRGITPLQIFDVTKIDLWFLKKLLNIVSMEKRLLSETLGPELLRQAKRLGFGDEQIATLGDRLPEQVRELRKQWNILPTYKMVDTCAAEFDAETPYFYSTYESENEAIPDDCQKALVIGSGPIRIGQGIEFDYCSVHAAMALSKAGYQSIMANSNPETVSTDFDTSNRLYFEPLDAESVRDILDNENLGCANLTPSICQFGGQTAINMAGTLTQTGNPIIGSSAETIDLAEDRRRFEAFLSELDIPQAPGAGVTTLDEGLNVASLIGYPVLVRPSYVLGGRAMEIVYDATELVRFMKLAMDLQTGHPILIDKYLMGKEVEVDAIADGERVLIPGIMEHIERAGVHSGDSMAVYPGLGLTSEETGTIVDYTSRIGLAMNIRGLMNIQFVITKEEGHSKVYILEVNPRGSRTVPFLSKVTGVPMVDVAVNVMLGKKLQEQGYDGGLWPPQPLVAIKAPVFSMSKLIGVDTYLGPEMKSTGEVMGIDHDFNGALIKALMAAGLSLPPEGSMLLSIADRDKAEALPIIRKLHAIGYNLYATEGTAAMIEVAGLPVKRISKKLSEGHPNIVDMVRNGTVTGVINTSTGGRVPLRDGFHIRRAAAEKRVPCFTSLDTARVAIDALADRGHNYSIKSVQEYRNG, encoded by the coding sequence ATGACCAAACCTTCTAAAGTCCTGATCATCGGCAGCGGTCCCATTATCATCGGCCAGGCGGCAGAATTCGACTACGCTGGCACCCAGGCATGCAAAGCCATGCGCGAGGAAGGCGTCATCTCGGTCCTGATTAACTCCAACCCCGCTACCATCATGACCGATGAAGAGATCGCGGATATCGTTTATATTGAACCGCTGACAGTTGAATCAGTGTCACGTATTATCGAACGTGAACGACCCGACGGGCTGTTGCCAACGCTGGGCGGACAGACTGGTCTCAACTTGGCTATTGAACTGTCAGATGCCGGAGTATTGGAAAAATATAACGTCCGGGTTCTCGGCACACCTATTGAAACCATCCGCAAGGCTGAAGACCGGGAGTTATTCAAGTGTTTACTGCTGTCAATTGATGAACATGTAGCACCGTCACGCACCGTGACTGACGTAGCCGCAGCCAGGCAAGTGGCCGTAGAGTTGGGATTACCCCTAATCATCCGTCCCGCCTACACCATGGGCGGCACTGGTGGAGGCATCGCCAGTAATATGGATGATTTTGATGAGATAGCCGCCGGAGGCATCGCCGCTTCTCCGATACACCAGATACTCATCGAAAAATCGTTGGCCGGCTGGAAAGAGATAGAGTACGAAGTAATGCGGGACGCCGCCAATAACTGCATTACCGTCTGTAACATGGAAAACTTTGATCCCGTAGGCATCCACACCGGTGATTCCATCGTCATTGCGCCATCGCAGACGCTCACCAACAAAGAGTACCAAATGCTACGGACAGCCAGTATCAAGATCATCCGGGCGCTTGGTATTGAAGGCGGCTGCAATATCCAATACGCCCTAGATCCGATAAGCGCCAATTATTATGTCATTGAGGTCAACCCCCGCGTGAGCCGCTCATCTGCCCTGGCATCAAAAGCTACCGGTTATCCCATTGCCCGGGTGGCGGCCAAGATAGCCGTGGGTAAGACGCTTGACGAGATACCCAACGCCGTCACCGGTAAAACAGCGGCCTCCTTTGAACCGGCACTGGACTATGTGGTAGTCAAGATCCCGCGTTGGCCGTTTGACAAGTTCGCCACCGGTGACCGTATTATCAACACTCAGATGAAAGCAACGGGTGAGGTCATGGCCATCGATCGCACTTTCGAGGCTGCTCTCCAGAAGGCGGTCAGGAGTCTGGAATTCGGTAAGAAATCAATACTGTGGGAAGACCCGGAATGGGAACTGGGTGATGACATCTCAGGTTATCCCCTAAAACCCACTGATATCCGCCTCTGGTCTGTCATGGCAGCCTTGAGGCGCGGCATCACCCCCCTGCAAATCTTCGACGTAACTAAAATAGACCTGTGGTTCCTTAAAAAGCTGTTGAATATCGTCAGCATGGAAAAACGGCTGCTATCGGAGACACTGGGGCCGGAACTGTTGCGCCAAGCCAAGCGTCTGGGCTTCGGTGATGAACAGATTGCCACCTTGGGCGACCGGTTGCCGGAACAGGTGCGGGAGCTGCGCAAGCAATGGAATATTCTGCCGACTTATAAGATGGTGGACACCTGCGCCGCCGAGTTTGACGCTGAAACGCCCTATTTCTATTCAACATACGAATCTGAAAATGAAGCGATACCGGATGATTGCCAAAAAGCCTTGGTTATCGGTTCCGGCCCTATCCGCATCGGGCAGGGTATTGAATTCGACTATTGTTCGGTACACGCCGCCATGGCCCTGTCCAAAGCAGGCTATCAGTCTATCATGGCCAACTCCAACCCGGAGACAGTGTCGACCGATTTCGACACTTCAAACCGGTTGTATTTTGAACCGCTTGACGCTGAAAGCGTCCGCGACATTCTGGATAACGAAAACCTTGGTTGCGCAAACCTCACCCCGTCAATTTGCCAGTTCGGCGGTCAGACCGCCATCAACATGGCTGGCACGCTGACTCAAACCGGCAATCCAATTATCGGTTCAAGCGCCGAGACCATTGATCTGGCCGAAGATCGTCGCCGCTTTGAAGCCTTCCTGTCGGAACTGGATATTCCCCAGGCGCCGGGTGCCGGCGTCACCACACTGGACGAAGGCTTGAACGTAGCCAGCCTTATCGGCTATCCGGTGTTGGTGCGCCCCAGCTACGTGCTGGGCGGACGCGCCATGGAGATCGTTTATGACGCCACCGAATTGGTGCGTTTTATGAAACTGGCTATGGATCTGCAAACTGGCCATCCGATACTCATCGACAAGTACCTCATGGGCAAAGAGGTTGAGGTGGACGCCATCGCTGACGGTGAACGGGTGCTCATCCCAGGCATCATGGAACATATTGAACGCGCCGGGGTTCATTCCGGTGACTCAATGGCTGTTTATCCCGGTCTCGGGCTGACATCGGAAGAGACCGGCACCATTGTGGACTATACCAGCCGTATCGGGCTGGCGATGAACATCCGCGGATTGATGAATATTCAGTTTGTCATCACCAAAGAAGAAGGACACAGCAAAGTATATATCCTGGAAGTAAATCCTCGCGGCTCTCGCACCGTACCCTTTCTATCTAAGGTGACCGGTGTTCCCATGGTAGATGTCGCGGTCAATGTGATGCTCGGCAAAAAGCTCCAGGAACAGGGGTATGATGGCGGTTTATGGCCACCGCAACCATTGGTAGCTATAAAAGCGCCTGTTTTTTCAATGTCCAAGCTTATCGGTGTCGATACTTACCTGGGGCCGGAAATGAAATCAACCGGTGAAGTCATGGGCATTGATCATGATTTCAACGGCGCACTCATCAAAGCGCTTATGGCTGCCGGTCTGTCACTACCGCCTGAAGGCAGTATGCTATTATCCATTGCCGACCGCGACAAAGCTGAAGCACTGCCTATTATTCGAAAATTGCATGCTATAGGTTATAATCTCTATGCTACCGAGGGTACAGCCGCCATGATTGAAGTGGCCGGGTTGCCCGTAAAGCGTATTTCTAAAAAATTATCTGAAGGCCATCCTAATATCGTGGACATGGTTAGAAACGGAACGGTTACCGGTGTCATCAACACCTCCACCGGCGGTCGCGTGCCGCTCAGGGATGGTTTCCATATTCGCCGCGCTGCCGCTGAGAAACGTGTTCCCTGCTTTACCTCCCTTGACACGGCCCGTGTAGCCATTGACGCCCTGGCCGACAGGGGCCACAATTACAGTATTAAATCAGTCCAGGAGTATCGTAATGGCTGA
- a CDS encoding Carbamoyl-phosphate synthase small chain: protein MTKRGILVLADGSVFEGNSFGAEKDAFGEVVFATSMTGYQEMLTDPSFAGQILIPTYPLIGNYGVNPADIESNRLQVRGFVVREVCSEPSNYQCADTINDYLIRGDTPGIWGLDTRAITRKLRCHGVMMGMITSDKTPGQALELLRTAPDYSATDFVKEVSTREPYEWDAENLPTSAPRVVLLDLGCKFNIMRILKDLGCRVTVFPCTTTASDMLSINPDGIMLSPGPGDPELLDYAAETVKGLIDSRKPIMGICLGNQLVAKAFGGRNFKLKFGHRGGNHPVKDLLNGRIHITSQNHGYAVDPESIQGSGLEITHINLNDGTVEGMRHRTLPIFTIQYHSEASPGPLDNIYLFEQFMRMMGASSR from the coding sequence ATGACCAAACGCGGCATACTGGTACTGGCCGATGGCTCAGTCTTTGAAGGCAACAGCTTCGGAGCAGAGAAAGACGCTTTCGGCGAGGTAGTCTTTGCCACCAGTATGACCGGCTATCAGGAAATGCTGACTGATCCCTCCTTTGCCGGGCAGATTCTGATACCTACTTACCCTCTTATCGGCAATTATGGCGTCAACCCTGCCGACATTGAATCAAACCGTCTCCAGGTGCGGGGATTTGTGGTGCGGGAGGTATGCTCCGAACCCAGTAATTACCAGTGCGCCGATACCATCAATGATTATCTTATACGTGGCGATACCCCGGGTATTTGGGGTCTGGATACCCGCGCTATCACCCGCAAGCTGCGCTGCCACGGCGTCATGATGGGCATGATCACCAGCGACAAGACACCAGGACAGGCTCTGGAACTGCTGAGAACCGCTCCGGATTATAGTGCCACTGATTTTGTGAAAGAAGTCAGCACCAGGGAACCATACGAGTGGGATGCTGAGAATCTACCCACCAGTGCCCCGCGCGTTGTCCTGTTAGACTTGGGCTGTAAATTCAATATTATGCGCATCCTAAAAGATCTCGGTTGCCGTGTAACCGTTTTTCCATGCACCACCACCGCCAGCGATATGCTTTCAATTAACCCCGACGGGATAATGCTTTCACCTGGCCCCGGTGACCCGGAACTCCTGGACTACGCCGCTGAGACGGTAAAAGGTCTCATCGATAGCCGCAAACCTATCATGGGCATTTGCCTGGGTAATCAACTTGTGGCCAAAGCCTTCGGCGGGCGCAATTTCAAGCTTAAATTCGGCCACCGCGGCGGTAATCACCCGGTTAAAGACCTGCTCAATGGCCGTATCCATATCACCTCCCAGAACCACGGCTATGCCGTTGACCCTGAATCCATCCAAGGCAGCGGTCTGGAAATAACTCACATCAACCTCAACGACGGTACGGTTGAAGGCATGCGACACCGGACACTACCAATCTTTACCATCCAGTATCACAGTGAGGCATCTCCCGGGCCGCTGGACAATATCTACTTATTTGAACAATTCATGCGTATGATGGGAGCTTCCTCCAGATGA